Within the Phaseolus vulgaris cultivar G19833 chromosome 9, P. vulgaris v2.0, whole genome shotgun sequence genome, the region AAGTAGAACAACAACTTAAGAGGAAAGGAATCATGAGGAGGAgttctaacaataataataattccaACTGGAAAGATAAGGTGATGAAGGATAAAGGAGTTCCCTCAAGTTCAGCCATGTTAATAGATATAATAATTCACCACCTAAAAGGAAGACAAGTGATGTAAAATGTTTCAAATGCTTAGGAAGGGGACATTATGCTGCGGAATGtccaacaaaaaaaactatgtACATGTTATCAAATGGACAAATAAACAGTGAACcttcaagtgaagaagagaaggaGGATATAGAGGTGGAGTTGGATGCATTGGAGGGTGATTTGTTGATGATTCGAAGGCTTATGGGAAGCAGAATGCAAGCTTTGGACCAAacccaaagggaaaatattttccatactagATGTTCCATTCAAGGGAAAATATGTTCACTCATAGTTGATGGAGGAAGTTGCACCAATGTAGCTAGCTCAAGACTAGTTACCAAATTGAATTTGGAGACAAAACCGCACCCAAGGCCATACAAgcttcaatggcttagtgaagatgGAGAGATGACAGTGAGTAAGCAAGTGGAGGTGAACCTATCCATAGGACAATATAATGACAATGTCTTGTGTGATGTGGTTCCAATGGAGGCAACTCACATTTTGTTAGGGAGGTCGTGGCAGTTTGACACCAAGGCTATTCATGATGGTTTCACCAATAAAATCTCTTTCATGCAGAATAATAAGAAGATCATTCTCAAACCCTTATCTCCTAGAGAGGTGTGTGAGGATCAAATCaaattgagagaaaagagagtccaagagaaaagagagatgagTGAAACACCTAAACAGAGCAAGAGTGAAACACTTACAAAGAGAGAAACACATGAGAGAAAAATGAGTGGATTACTGAAAGTGAATGAAGTGAAGAAGTTGCTACTTTCTAGCAAACCTCTTTATTTACCTTATTGCACAAACAACACTTTGGTTGATGACCTTTCTaaccaaattaattttcttcctAATGTtgattctgttttgcaggaaaTCCAAACTCAAGTTGAAGAATTGATGAGCAAAGGATGGGTACAAGAGACCATGAGCCCATGTGTTGTTCCAGTAATTTTGGTGCCTAAATATGATGGTTATTGGAGGATGGGCACAGATTGCAGAGCACTCAATAACATTACCATTAAGTATAAATATCATATTCCCAGGTTCGATGATTTAATGGATGAATTGTATGGTggttgtatattttaaaaaattgacttAAGAAGTGGTTGCCATCAAATTAGGATTAGGAATGGGAATGAATGGAAAATTGTCTTTACAACAAAATATGGATTGTATGACTGGCGTGTGTTGCTATTTGGGCTAACAAATGCACATCTTGTACTGAACAAATTGCATCCTTGTGTTTTGTGGTAAGTGCCAAAGGAATTCATGTAGATTATGAAAAGGCAATTAAGGAGTACAACCAGAAACCTGGTTTGCCTTtgggatttttttataatttttccttttggtctttttattattttcatcatttagATTATCTCCTTGGTCTTTTGCACTAACGTTTactacttttaatttaaataaatatttatggtaGGCGATGAAGTTCTTATTGAAGGTCAAGCGTGCAAAATTTGTATTGGATAAAATGCGGAGATATATGATAGATTGTATTGTATACTCCAGTTTATTTGATAAATTTAGAAatctttttatatcttttttttataatattttttttcataatctaacaataatgaaaatatttgtttcaTCTTCATTCCAATCTAATTATTGTAGGATATTGTacataattattgtaaaaaattgtatgtaattatatgcaattaatttaataatgat harbors:
- the LOC137822212 gene encoding uncharacterized protein — translated: MLSNGQINSEPSSEEEKEDIEVELDALEGDLLMIRRLMGSRMQALDQTQRENIFHTRCSIQGKICSLIVDGGSCTNVASSRLVTKLNLETKPHPRPYKLQWLSEDGEMTVSKQVEVNLSIGQYNDNVLCDVVPMEATHILLGRSWQFDTKAIHDGFTNKISFMQNNKKIILKPLSPREVCEDQIKLREKRVQEKREMSETPKQSKSETLTKRETHERKMSGLLKVNEVKKLLLSSKPLYLPYCTNNTLVDDLSNQINFLPNVDSVLQEIQTQVEELMSKGWVQETMSPCVVPVILVPKYDGYWRMGTDCRALNNITIKYKYHIPRFDDLMDELYGGCIF